The DNA region ATACATTATAACAAAGGTTTTGATTTGTTGGATTATATGGATAATCCTGAAGTTTTTGATGTAAAGGATGGCTATGTAGAGCTGCTGAAGAAGCCCGGTTTAGGAGTGGATATCAATGAAGAGAAGTTAAAAGAAGGTCAGAAAATTGGACATAACTGGGTAAATCCGGTGTGGAGAAATGAAGATGGTAGTTTTGCCGAATGGTAAAAAAAAACTATGTAAATTACAGTTTTTGAACGATTTAGTTCTTAAATTCAGAGAACTTAAACCAACCGATTATGCTTTATATTATTGCCTTGGTCTGCGCTCTTGCATTTATTATCTTGGGTATCGTTCGCTGGAAAATTCATCCATTTTTTGTGTTATTATTGGCCGCAATCGGTTATGGATTCATAACCGGAATGAGCGTTGAGACAATCATTGATTCGGTCAATAATGGTTTTGGCAGTATTATGGGCAAAATAGGGCTCATCATTTTTTTTGGTGTAGCTATTGGTACGGTACTGGAAAAATCTGGTGGAGCTATGGTCATTGCTAGCCGGATGATTAAGCTTATTGGCGAAAAATCAATTCACTTGGCCATGATGTTAACGGGATATTTGCTTTCCATACCCGTTTTTGCAGATAGTGCTTTTATTATAATGAACGCGTTGAACAAAGCCCTTTCGGAAAAGGCAAAGGTAGCTTATGCAGGTACCACGGCAGCTTTGGCGCTGGGGCTTACGGCTACGCATGTAATGGTACCACCCACTCCCGGTCCTATTGCCGCAGCAGGAATTTTGAATGCGGAATTGGGCAGTGTAATTCTATGGGGTTTGATAGTGAGTTCATTGTCTTTGATCACTTGTTATTTTTTTGCAACCAAAATTGCTTCCAAAGTGGACGTTCCTATTCGTATGGAAGTGGCTCCGGATGTAGTGCATAGGCCAAAATTGTCACTTTCTTTATTGTGTATTATAGTCCCCATTATTTTAATTGTCTTAAAATCGATATTTGATTATCCAGAACTCCATATGACCGGGTTCGCTATTTATCC from Zobellia alginiliquefaciens includes:
- a CDS encoding GntP family permease, coding for MLYIIALVCALAFIILGIVRWKIHPFFVLLLAAIGYGFITGMSVETIIDSVNNGFGSIMGKIGLIIFFGVAIGTVLEKSGGAMVIASRMIKLIGEKSIHLAMMLTGYLLSIPVFADSAFIIMNALNKALSEKAKVAYAGTTAALALGLTATHVMVPPTPGPIAAAGILNAELGSVILWGLIVSSLSLITCYFFATKIASKVDVPIRMEVAPDVVHRPKLSLSLLCIIVPIILIVLKSIFDYPELHMTGFAIYPVIAFLGTPVIALLIGVVLSLLLPEKLDQQVYSATGWLGDSLRIAAPIILITGAGGIFGAMLQNSGFADLITESFSGMSIGLFFPFLLAACLKTTQGSSTVALITTASIVAPMMPALGLDEAFMKTMTVLAIGAGSTVVSHANDSFFWVFTQLTGMDVKQGNQIQTVGTLILGTSAMTLIFCISKIMG